The stretch of DNA TACACCGTGTCCACCTGTTGGGTTCAGTATCCTAAAGGCTGGTTTGAATAAGTCAGTACTCTTGTCAGTTTATAGCTCACAAAATTCACGAGAAGGTCAAGTTTGCCACAACTTACATGGTACGTTCTTGCATCATGGACATCTATATTAATTATTTCTTGTTTGGCACAGCCTTTACTTGTTAAATGAACTACAAGATAAATTATGTCATGCTTAACGTTACTAGGTTTTATACTTCTCAGATGCGTTCATGGTGGCAAGAGCTCTTTGTCGCTGACAAATAAGAAAAATGTTTTAGGTGCAGGGCTAATGTTTGTGCCGAAAAGAGTGCATGGGGAGAGGACCAATGCAGGATTAGTTCGCTTCCTTGATCTTTTGTAAACTGTTTCACAGTGTGCCTTTTTCGTAAAGGGATactacaaatttatatttaattgTTTAGTAGAAAATTTGAACCTTGAGTACTTGGATGACTCCAGATGTCCACTCTATTGTTTGACATGAGTTATTGACTGAATATATGTTTACTATGCCAACCCTCTATTTTGTATTTTGCAGAAAAAAAGATTGCGTCATATCTCAGTAAAATCGGCCAGAAATTTCTCTCTATGTATCGCTCATACGGAACTTATGTGGCTTTCCTCACAATTCTGTTGACTCTATACTTGGTGACTCCCAATTATATATCATTTGGTTACCTTTGGTTCCTTCTACTTTGGATAATCGGAAGGCAGCTTGTCGAGAAGACGAAGAGACGACTTTGGTTTCCATTAAAAGTATATGCTGCTGTGGTGTTTATCTTCACCTATAGCCTGAGTATTTCTCCACTCTTTGCGCGCTTGGTTTCAAAGTTTGTTAAACTATATCCTGATCTTGGATTTGATCCTGAAGCCTCTTTGTTGGTAAATGTTTGGCAATCATTGTCTATTCTAGTAGTGATGCAACTTTACAGTTATGAAAGAAGGCAGAACAGTGACAAGAACTTCAGTGTTTCTGATGCTTCTGTATCTGGGCTTCTAGGGTTCCTTAGAAGGTTGCTAATTTGGCACAGTGAGAAGATACTATCAGTTAGTGTGTTCTATGCTTGCCTATCATCAATCAGTCTATCTGGCCTAGTTTATCTGTTAGGTCTCATTGTCTTTTCCACCTTACCGAAAGTTTCTCGAATTCCTTCGAAGGTCTACCTAGTCTACACTGGTTTACTTGCTGTATCTGAATACCTCTTCCAAATGATATGCAAACCTGCTCAAATGTGTCCTGGTCAGCGCTTGTATGGATTTGCTGCATTTCTTGGTTTGAAACATTACGATTCTGGGCTTTGGGGTGTTGAATATGGGCTTAGAGGAAAAGTTCTGGTGATTGTGGCTTGCACCATTCAATATAATGTGTTCCACTGGCTGGACTTAATGCCAGCATCTCTAGTACATGAGGGTAAATGGGAAGAGCCTTGTCAGCTGTTTATCTCTTCCGATCAATCTGCTAGTCTTTTGAACAACAGGGAGGAGATACATTCCTCAAATAGGTTTGCCTTGTTGTTTTCTAAAGTCCAAGGTCTTGTGGGTAGCAGCTTATCTTCATCCCTTAGTTCAGGCAACACCTATCAGACCTCAGAAGCTGTCCAGAATGTGACCAAAGGTCTGGACGAGGACAAAAGGTACTCATTTGCAAAGATGTGGGGAATGTCAAAAGAAAGCCACAAGTGGGATAAGCAAAGGATCGTCTCTCTGAAAAGAGAAAGATTTGACACCCAGAAGTCGACATTTAAGAGCTACATAATATTCTGGATGGAGAATCTTTTTAAATTGCGAGGTCTGGAAATTAACATGATTGTGTTACTATTGGCAAGCTTTACATTGTTAAATGTTGTATCAATGTTTTATATCATGTGCCTCGTGGCATGTATTCTTATGAACAGAGATCTAATCCAGAAACTGTGGCCCCTTTTCGTGTCTCTCTTTGCTACTGTCTTAGTACTCGAGTATTTTGCCCTTTGGAAAGATGGAATGCTCTGGTTACAGGGTGTCAATGATATTGAAATGCGTTGCCACGGATGCTGGAAAAATTCGCAGATTTTCTTTGATTATTGCTCGAAATGCTGGCTAGGCATGTCCTTCCTGTCATATCTTGAACTTATGCAATCCAATGTTATATTACTATTCAGCTTAAAACAGATAATTTATGAAATGTATGTACATTTATTTGATGCAGGGTTAATAGCTGATGATCCTCGAATGTTGGTTAGCTACTATGTTGTGTTCATTTTTTCGTCATTCAAGCTACGCTCTGACCACTTCTCTGGTTTCTCGGACTCGGATACATACCGTCAGATGCGATCCCAAAGGAAAAATGCGTTTGTTTGGAGGGACCTCTCATTGGAAACAAAAAGCTTCTGGACCTTTCTTGATTATGTGCGGCTTTATGCTTACTGCCATTTATTAGATATAGTTTTGGCACTAATTGCTATTACTGGTACTCTGGAGTATGATTTTTTACACCTCGGTTATCTCGGGTTTGCTCTGGTTTTCTTCCGAATGAGACTTGAAATActgaagaagaagaataagattTTCAAGTATCTACGGATGTATAATTTCGCTGTTATAGTTTTGTCACTTGCATATCAATCTCCTTATGTTGGGCAGTTTAGCTCTGGCAAGTGTGATCAAATAGATTACCTCTATGAAATTATTGGATTCTACAAGTATGATTATGGTTTTAAGATAACATCACGGTCAGCTTTTGTTGAGATAGTGATCTTCTTATTGGTGGCAGTGCAATCATACATCTTTAGTTCTGGTGAGTTTGATTATGTATCAAGATACCTTGAAGCAGAGCAAATCGGTGCAATGGTCCGTGAACAGGAGAAGAAGGCTTTAAAGAAAACCGAACAGCTGCAGCATCTTCGCAGGTCTGAGGAGCAAAAACGTCAACGCAACATGCAAGTAGAAAGGATGAAATCTGAGATGTACAATTTACAAAGTCAACTAAATACAATGAATTCCTTCACCCCAATCAATAATGCTTCCTGCAATGAAGGCTTACGGCGCAGGAGGACTACTAGGTTGTACAGTGATATTGATGCTCCATTGCTAGATAATGAGATTGGTTCACCAGCTGCAGCATCTCAGTCATTTGAATTCTCTGTAGCAGATACAAAGAGAAACATACCAGATTTATTGTTCCCAAGCTCGTCTGATGCTCCGCGGTCACCAATCAGGGGGAGGAGTGAAGAATTTATGCTGGCTGATAATGCTAAAAATTCTGTGGGCTCAACATCTGAGATTATTGAGCTTGATGAGTGTGATATCAAATTGCATCCTAACTTACTaaaagaggagaaggaaagaagaCAACCCAAGGAAAACCCACTTAAATCTGCTGTGCAGTTAATTGGTGATGGTGTTTCCCAAGTTCAGTCATTTGGAAACCAGGCAGTTACAAACATTGTGAGCTTCTTGAACATTGATCCAGAAGAATCACTCTCCAATGAGCATCCCACAGAAGGTAGCTTTTATGATGTAGTAGAAAACCAGAGGGGAACACAAGATGGCCAGTTTCTGAGGACACATTCAGATAGCTTGGGAACTGCAGCAGAATCCTCAGCAAGTATGCCAGTTGGTGTTATCTTTCGGTATATATGGTATCAGATGCGAAGTAATTATGATTATGTTTGCTATTGCTGTTTTATCCTGGTATTTCTGTGGAATTTTAGTTTGCTCTCCATGGTCTACCTTGGAGCGCTTTTCTTATATGCTCTTTGTGTAAACTATGGGCCAAGTTACTTGTTTTGGGTCATTGTTCTGATCTACACTGAGCTCAACATTCTATCACAGTATATATATCAGATTATTATCCAACACTGTGGTTTGAATATACATTTGCCTCTTCTCCAGAGATTAGGTTTCCCTGATGATAAAATAAAAGCATCCTTTGTTGTCAGCATATTGCCTTTGTTTTTGGTATATATATCTACTCTCCTGCAGAGCTCAATCACAGCCAAAGATGGTGAATGGGTCCCTGTAACAGAATTCAGTTTCCTTAGTGCAAGAAATAACATTGAAGAGAAATTTTGTATACCATACAACTGGAAAGATAGGGTAAAAAGTTTGCACATGCCTTTAATGAATCTTATAAGGATGTTTGGGAGGGGCTTATCTAGATATTGGCTATCACTAACACAGGGTGCAGAATCTCCTCCCTTTTTTGTGCAAGTTACAATGGAAGTAAAACATTGGCCAGAAGATGGAATCCAACCAGAGAGGATAGAGTCAGCAATAAATAAGGTACTTGTGACAGCCCATGAAGAAAGATGTCAATCTAATTCGCCTTCATCATGCCATTCTTCTAGTCGAGTTCGGATTCAAAGTATTGAACGGAGCAAAGAAAATCCTAGTATGGCTCTTGCTGTGCTAGAAGTTGTTTATGCTGCTCCTACAGAATGCCAGTCAGCAGGATGGTTCAAATCACTTACTCCAGCAGCTGATGTAGAAAGGGAAATTCATGACTCACAAAAGGCAGGCCTTTTTGAAGAAATAAATTTCCCCTACCCAGTTGTCTCTGTAATTGGCGGCGGTAAAAGAGAGATTGAtctttatgcatattattttgGTGCTGACATGGCAGTTTTCTTTCTTGTTCTCATGTTCTATCAATCTATCCTAAAAAACAAGAGTGAATTCTTGGAAGTTTATCAGCTGGAAGAACAATTCCCTAAAGAGTTTGTTTTCATCCTAATGGTGAGAGCTCATCTTTCAGTTTACATGGTTATTATTGCACTTGAACGCTGTTGTACTTCTCTTTGCTTAGGTTTCTAATGCATGCTATTTTAATTTTGCAGATTCTCTTTTTCTTGATTGTAGTTGACCGCATTATATACTTGTGGTCATTTGCAACCGGAAAAGTTGTTTTCTATATTTTCAATCTTGTGCTCTTCACATACTCGGTCACTGAGTATGCCTGGGGAATGGAGCTAGCCCACAGGGATGTTGGAGGATTTGTTTTACGTGCCATCTACCTTACAAAATCAATTTCCCTTGCACTGCAGGCTTTGCAGATCAGATATGGTATCCCCAACAAAAGTAACTTGTATAGACAGTTTCTGACTAGCAAAGTAACACAAGTAAACTACTTGGGTTTCCGGCTATACCGAGCTTTACCGTTCTTGTATGAGCTTCGATGTGTTCTTGATTGGTCTTGCACGACTACATCATTAACAATGTATGATTGGCTTAAGGTACATATCAGTAGATCTGTTTTTGCAAGCATGTGGGTAATTCTGCCATAAATTTATTAGCATATAGGCGCCGAAGACTGGGCACTATAGTCTATGATGATTGATACTAATTTTTGTTTTTTTGGACCACCTGATCAGTTGGTACAACAATTAGGTTAAACACCAGTATGTTTTTACTTTGGTTAACCCATATAATCCTGTATGATGATTCTACTTTTGCCGTGCTGTGACTTTAGCATTTCATTTTTAGATATTGATTTTCGAACACTGCCGAGAGTAGTTGGATATGTGTGATATTGGTGATCTGTGTTGAATGGTTTAGTCTACTTCATCACAATTGTTTCTGTTTTGGTTGTTGTAGGCTTCTGAAGTCTGAACTTGTACTTGGAACCCTGCTTGGCAATTAGTTAGCCTATTCGTAGCCTCAGAATACATAATTAGTCCAAAAGTTCCTTGCTCACCTGATTCCGCTTATTTAAGGCTTCAGTTGGAGTCGGGCTTTGTCTTACTCAAATAAATATGGATATTAGCAGTTTCTCCTACATTTGTTTTTGTTCATGCGCTGTACGATAAAGTAAAAACAGCTTTTCTAGGAATCAGTTAGGTACAACGTTTGGTGGTACTAGTTATGCAGCATAATGTACCTTTTCACCATATTTCTTGTATTTAGCTTTTACACTAATGTGTTAATTGCTGTAATAGAGCAAATTTTGGCATCTGATATTTTTGTTCCTCTGCACAGTTGGAGGACATATATGCGAGCTTGTTCCTTGTGAAATGCGACACAATTTTAAATAGGGCAAATCATCAACACGGGGAAAAGcaaacaaaaatgacaaaattcTGTGGTGGGATATGCTTATTCTTCGTACTTATCTGTGTTATTTGGGCTCCAATGTTGGTACGTGAGTGCAATACCTTTCTAGAATAGTCACACTAATGTTATTCCAACCTCTTTGCACATGCAAAAATGCTGTGCGATTTTGGGTTTCACTCCCGCGAAAGAATTACTGCTTTTTCAAATGTGGATTGCGTGCTCAGGGGTGCGCGTCCACATGCTGTTAGGTTGAGACTAACTTTCAAAATTCATGGATATAGTGTCTGCTAGAAAATGTGAGACTGCACAATTTCATCCAAAATATCTCCATCTGTGGTTGTGCAGGAAAGAAGAGATAGTAAACACTACAAACTGCAATATTATTCATTTAGCTGTTTCTTGTGAGTACATTGTACCTAGCTTTGCTTGAAGCTTGTAAATACTTCTTTTTGAGTAAAATGCATCAAAGATCCAAAAAATATTGTTTGTGTGTCAGCTAGGTCCTATAAGTATAAAAATGCACATCTGGGTCCTAAAAGTGGATAAGTGGTTCACCGAGGTCCTATACAGCCCTGATTAGCTTTGACCTGCACGTGTGGCGGATTGACCACCACCATGTGGACAATATTTTTCACAAACCCCCCTAAAAGGTGGTGTCTTCTATTTTCGTGACCCATCTTTCTCTCTTCTAATTTTGTAGACCTGGTGCACGCGGCACGCCTTGCCTCGCTTGCCACCGTTCCTCCTGTAGGACAAAGTAGTGCTGGAACCCATCTCAAGTGTACATTAGCCCCGGTGTCTGACGAGGAGCCGTCACCCTTCATCTTGCGGATGTCAGCGAGGATGCCCACCACCGTTGGGAAGTGACCACTGCTGCCCTCCATCCTGGGAAGGGCACGATGCCGCCTCGTCGATCATGTCATCGGCGACGCGCATGCAGAACGGCATGCGCCACCGGCCACCCCACGGCCACCGCTGCACCACCATGCTTCGGCAATCCCGCCACCACACTCTGCAACCCCAGACACACATCACCTCACTTCAAAAACCCCGGATCCGTGCCATGGTCGTCGCCACGACTTCGACAGCGGAGATGAGTGGCAGAGTGGTGGCGGCGGAGAGGTGCAATCGCGCACGTGCTGGGCGGAGAGGAGATTGGCAGCTTCCCACCCATGCTGTCGCCCTCGCTCCCTGCTGCTTCATGGTGTCACTATCTCCACTAGAGCCACTACCATCGTCGAACTGTTGCCTCAGCGACGCCCTGGTCCAATTCCTTCTGGTAGGAGTAGCGCGACAACACGAGGAAGAGGATCCCTGATCAATTCTTTGTTCCGAGCTTTCCTCCGCCGAAATTTCTGCGTGTTCTACAACACCAGCCGCCTCCTTCTGTTGTTCATTGAGCAGCTGCTGGTGATCCTTCATTTCCACCACCAGATTCACCCACTCTGCCTCGTCTTCGCCTGCATGGGCCATGGTGTACCTTCCACCGCAACTGAAGCATCCCCAATTGCTTGCTTTGTTGGCAATAACTACGGTTCAAACGACGGTGGTGGTACAGCAGCACAGCGGTGATAGCGCTCGTGACTCCTTACCATCGTCGTTCGTGACCATGCCCTCCATCAAGAGTCTTGGCCGTTAGCGAGGTTGGCGCCCTGGAGCAGGGCAACAACTTAAAACTCCGTATCCGCCAGCTGAGGTGATGACAGAATGGTGGCAGCGGTGCACCCGGTGCTTCGCTGGGTACAAATCCATGGAATCGATCGTAGCTGGGGCCGCGATGGCAGAGGATGGGCCACGAAATTAGAATAGAGAATGTCTAGAGGCTGCATCACAAAGTACGTAGCATCGGTCAACACGTCACGCAGACAGGCAAGAGTTGGATAGGACCTGCGATGAATCACTTATCCACTTTTAGGATCCAGCTGACACACGCGGAATACTTTTAGGACCTCAATACATAGAAACACAAGCTTTGCGTTTTCTCGATTTGTTTTCGAGAAAACATAAAAACTTGCGTGTCGATGCATTGGTAGATAGAGAAAGAGTTCAGTACAAGCCCAGATGACCAACACCCCAAGTATGACGCTATGCGAGGCAACTAGGCAGTAGTTACCCCTGGAGGATCGTGTCAAGACCCACCGCACCTTGCCCTCTCCAACGACTGAGCCTTGGACTTGATCGTGTCGAGCAGAATGTCAGTGTTGGGTTTTGTGTTGTCGAATATGGCGGCGTTTCGATGCAAAATGGAGGCAGCAAATCTGGCAATTTTCAACTCCGGGCACCATGCACATGATATCCAGGGGCAATTTGCGTCAAGCAAGATAGGAAAACAAGGTGCTTCCTCTCCATTTTTGTTCCTGCATAGTCCCTGTTTTAACAGGAACGAGAAACCACGAAGAACAGGGCGTTGGCATCTATATTGATCAAAGGATGGAAGGTCTCAACCAAGAATTGAATTGCTCGGATCGAGCATGTACTACTCCAAGCGAAAATTGGAAGTTCCTCACCACTAAAAAGAAAGCAGGCCATGGCGGCTGTGGCTTCACTCCACTGGTTCACAGATCCACCAGGCCCTGGGCATGATCACCAAGGAGGCACCCTTGCGCTTCGCGGCCGAGGTGAACCGGGTGGTCTGCTGCCACCAATCAACAAAGTCGTAGTAGTGGATCGGACCAAGATAGAACTTCACGTCACAGGGTTCCCAAGAAAGGGCAACTGATGAGGAGGTGGCTCATGGTCTCCTCTGATTGGCAAAACAGACACCGCAGGTGGTGTTGCAGACCTCGTCTTGTGAGCGTCTTGGCAGTCTAGCAGCAGCTTTGGCAAGCAAGCAAAATGGAAAACCTGACCCTTGGGGCAGCCCAGGAGCGTCAGCTCAACCACCAAGATCTTGAGACAACAAATTTGGCGGAGTACTGGGGGTGTCCAACGCCAAACCAACACATCTGGCTCTGTCGTGAGGTGCACCCCGCGGGCCATCACCCAGAGCTGGATGTACTGCCAGAGGGCAAGTGGGCTGCccgccctcccccccccccccccccccctcccaatGTCAGTGATCTAGCGTTGGTCCACAAGCGGCTCCTGCACCGTGCGGGACGAGCAGTGGTTCCTTCTCGGGGATGGTTGCTTGCTGGTTACTGATGCTCGGAAAAAAAATCACTGCTCTACCTCTTTTTTCTTAGTGCAGGCCAGAAATGTTCATATTTTTCAGATGAAAATTTGCAGGTTCACATGTTATTCCATGAACATGTATATTTTTCTTTCACAATTCAGAACTTGAGGGTGCCTCAACACGATAGCATGTGTGGGTGCACCCCTGAGCATATCTACCGTTCTACCCTTTCTCAGCATCTGATGTTTGCACATTGCATGTCTGGTAGAAAGATGCATGTGTTTGGACCATGAGAATGCTGGTAACCTTTTATTCAGGGTGCCTACCCAGTCCTTCTAGTTAGCGTGCTTATCTATTATACATAGACTCAGCTGATTCTTTTCCAGTTACAAGTTACCACCATACTTGTGGATCCTCCCCTTGGTTGTATACTCATATTTACTTTTCTGTAGCCCTATAGTTCTTGGCAGAGCAACTGACACCTGCTTGCATTAGCAGCGTACGTGATACTGTGTACTGCTTGTGCGTTACTGTAGTATGTGGGTCTTATTCCATGGGTTGAGTATAATTTACTTACTTGGAGATAAGTGATTTATGTCGGATTGCATCTTATCTTTAGTTGTTTAGTCTGGTTTATCCATATATTGGATCTGCCAAGAGACAGTTCTAAATGAGGCACTGTTGTAATTTTCATTAACCATATGGTCTCATCATTTCATCGGTCCATTCTTTGCTGTAGTTACCCCACTATGAACTAAGGTTCACAACAGCTTTGCCATATGTAAATGTAAAGGAATAAATATTGTGGATATCTTGATTATGCTTTCCCCTATTGATCCTCTCCTCTTCTCTTTGTGGAAATGGTTTAATTAACCTCAGCCAGTTAAATATTTGTTCACGTGTCTGCACGAACTCTTACAAGCTCATTGGTGTTCTAAAGCTAATTTCCATATACAAATTTATATTTCAGATTTACAGCAGTGGCAATCCCACAAATATTGCTAATCCAATTATTGATGTAAGTGTTAAGATTGACATAAAGGCTCTTGGTGGAAGGCTAACATTTTTCCAAACAACTGCTTGTGAAAAGATACCTTGGAAGTATTTGAAGGCCTATAATGATGTTGATCCTCTAGATTACTTAGGGGCTTACAATGTTGAGGACATTCAGCTAATCTGTTGCCAACCTGATGCATCCACAATGTGGTTGGTACCTCCTCCAGTCCAAAGTAGATTCGTTCGATCCCTTGAAGAGacagaaatgatttttggaaagaTGGAACTTATTTTAAATTGGGATTTTCTCAGAGCTAGACCAAAAGGTAAGGAGTTAGTGAAATATGAATCACCCGTCGAGCAGTGCCCGAGTGTAGAGAATGTTAAGCAAGTGCTCAATGGATCTGCACACAGCTTGAGGATAACTGATGCTTACCCTAGGTACTTCCGGGTTACTGGATCAGGTGAAGTGCGGCGACTAGAGTCATCGGTACGCAACTGAATGCAGCCTTTTGTTTTCTTGTTACTTTTCCCGAAAAGAAGCTAAATAATTTTATCTGTTCATAAGTGTAGATAGATTCAGTAAGCGGTGAACTGCTCTTGAATAATGGCACTCCTCCTTGGTGGTCATTCTACGATACAAACCCATCAGATCTGGCAGGTTGTCAAGGGCAGAATGGTCCTATGGCAATCGTCGTGTCTGAGGAGACACCTCGTATGTATCTATCCATGTTTCTAAAATTACTTATTTGTTCTTGCTACACTTGTTCATACTGAAAAGCATTAGTGTTTATGAATATATTTTCAAGATCAGTGTTATTAGTAAAGTAAAGTTGATTTTATCTGTTATTGCTTTTCTGCTAACATTTATATATGTACTTTTA from Triticum urartu cultivar G1812 chromosome 3, Tu2.1, whole genome shotgun sequence encodes:
- the LOC125543974 gene encoding piezo-type mechanosensitive ion channel homolog isoform X6, whose protein sequence is MGSTQTFTCNYFNVTVSSCDETWIYSCCLQYVCFFLVFLVNHSINKRLRQFLVLFCEVHFSILYILQLDLVSNALECSGPLMMEVFSQLGLSSNAKTKDLVEIGSIICFCAVHSHGFKMLFALSAVLRHTPCPPVGFSILKAGLNKSVLLSVYSSQNSREGQVCHNLHEKKIASYLSKIGQKFLSMYRSYGTYVAFLTILLTLYLVTPNYISFGYLWFLLLWIIGRQLVEKTKRRLWFPLKVYAAVVFIFTYSLSISPLFARLVSKFVKLYPDLGFDPEASLLVNVWQSLSILVVMQLYSYERRQNSDKNFSVSDASVSGLLGFLRRLLIWHSEKILSVSVFYACLSSISLSGLVYLLGLIVFSTLPKVSRIPSKVYLVYTGLLAVSEYLFQMICKPAQMCPGQRLYGFAAFLGLKHYDSGLWGVEYGLRGKVLVIVACTIQYNVFHWLDLMPASLVHEGKWEEPCQLFISSDQSASLLNNREEIHSSNRFALLFSKVQGLVGSSLSSSLSSGNTYQTSEAVQNVTKGLDEDKRYSFAKMWGMSKESHKWDKQRIVSLKRERFDTQKSTFKSYIIFWMENLFKLRGLEINMIVLLLASFTLLNVVSMFYIMCLVACILMNRDLIQKLWPLFVSLFATVLVLEYFALWKDGMLWLQGVNDIEMRCHGCWKNSQIFFDYCSKCWLGLIADDPRMLVSYYVVFIFSSFKLRSDHFSGFSDSDTYRQMRSQRKNAFVWRDLSLETKSFWTFLDYVRLYAYCHLLDIVLALIAITGTLEYDFLHLGYLGFALVFFRMRLEILKKKNKIFKYLRMYNFAVIVLSLAYQSPYVGQFSSGKCDQIDYLYEIIGFYKYDYGFKITSRSAFVEIVIFLLVAVQSYIFSSGEFDYVSRYLEAEQIGAMVREQEKKALKKTEQLQHLRRSEEQKRQRNMQVERMKSEMYNLQSQLNTMNSFTPINNASCNEGLRRRRTTRLYSDIDAPLLDNEIGSPAAASQSFEFSVADTKRNIPDLLFPSSSDAPRSPIRGRSEEFMLADNAKNSVGSTSEIIELDECDIKLHPNLLKEEKERRQPKENPLKSAVQLIGDGVSQVQSFGNQAVTNIVSFLNIDPEESLSNEHPTEGSFYDVVENQRGTQDGQFLRTHSDSLGTAAESSASMPVGVIFRYIWYQMRSNYDYVCYCCFILVFLWNFSLLSMVYLGALFLYALCVNYGPSYLFWVIVLIYTELNILSQYIYQIIIQHCGLNIHLPLLQRLGFPDDKIKASFVVSILPLFLVYISTLLQSSITAKDGEWVPVTEFSFLSARNNIEEKFCIPYNWKDRVKSLHMPLMNLIRMFGRGLSRYWLSLTQGAESPPFFVQVTMEVKHWPEDGIQPERIESAINKVLVTAHEERCQSNSPSSCHSSSRVRIQSIERSKENPSMALAVLEVVYAAPTECQSAGWFKSLTPAADVEREIHDSQKAGLFEEINFPYPVVSVIGGGKREIDLYAYYFGADMAVFFLVLMFYQSILKNKSEFLEVYQLEEQFPKEFVFILMILFFLIVVDRIIYLWSFATGKVVFYIFNLVLFTYSVTEYAWGMELAHRDVGGFVLRAIYLTKSISLALQALQIRYGIPNKSNLYRQFLTSKVTQVNYLGFRLYRALPFLYELRCVLDWSCTTTSLTMYDWLKLEDIYASLFLVKCDTILNRANHQHGEKQTKMTKFCGGICLFFVLICVIWAPMLIYSSGNPTNIANPIIDVSVKIDIKALGGRLTFFQTTACEKIPWKYLKAYNDVDPLDYLGAYNVEDIQLICCQPDASTMWLVPPPVQSRFVRSLEETEMIFGKMELILNWDFLRARPKGKELVKYESPVEQCPSVENVKQVLNGSAHSLRITDAYPRYFRVTGSGEVRRLESSIDSVSGELLLNNGTPPWWSFYDTNPSDLAGCQGQNGPMAIVVSEETPQGIIGETLSKLSIWSLYITFVLAVARFIRLQCSDLRMRIPYENLPSCDRLLDICEGIYAARAEGELEVEEVLYWTLVNVYRSPHMLLEYTKPD
- the LOC125543974 gene encoding piezo-type mechanosensitive ion channel homolog isoform X5, with the translated sequence MHRLNGSLLVFILFWAVSTYVFNVAFTFFNKRFQKDTIIWETIGLWHYSIPGLFLLAQFCLGVFVALCNLVNNSVFHYLTSEEGPSSSDDHLIDDKEDAMVLIVATLAWGLRKLSRAITLMLLFLLVMKPGFIHAVYMCFFLVFLVNHSINKRLRQFLVLFCEVHFSILYILQLDLVSNALECSGPLMMEVFSQLGLSSNAKTKDLVEIGSIICFCAVHSHGFKMLFALSAVLRHTPCPPVGFSILKAGLNKSVLLSVYSSQNSREGQVCHNLHEKKIASYLSKIGQKFLSMYRSYGTYVAFLTILLTLYLVTPNYISFGYLWFLLLWIIGRQLVEKTKRRLWFPLKVYAAVVFIFTYSLSISPLFARLVSKFVKLYPDLGFDPEASLLVNVWQSLSILVVMQLYSYERRQNSDKNFSVSDASVSGLLGFLRRLLIWHSEKILSVSVFYACLSSISLSGLVYLLGLIVFSTLPKVSRIPSKVYLVYTGLLAVSEYLFQMICKPAQMCPGQRLYGFAAFLGLKHYDSGLWGVEYGLRGKVLVIVACTIQYNVFHWLDLMPASLVHEGKWEEPCQLFISSDQSASLLNNREEIHSSNRFALLFSKVQGLVGSSLSSSLSSGNTYQTSEAVQNVTKGLDEDKRYSFAKMWGMSKESHKWDKQRIVSLKRERFDTQKSTFKSYIIFWMENLFKLRGLEINMIVLLLASFTLLNVVSMFYIMCLVACILMNRDLIQKLWPLFVSLFATVLVLEYFALWKDGMLWLQGVNDIEMRCHGCWKNSQIFFDYCSKCWLGLIADDPRMLVSYYVVFIFSSFKLRSDHFSGFSDSDTYRQMRSQRKNAFVWRDLSLETKSFWTFLDYVRLYAYCHLLDIVLALIAITGTLEYDFLHLGYLGFALVFFRMRLEILKKKNKIFKYLRMYNFAVIVLSLAYQSPYVGQFSSGKCDQIDYLYEIIGFYKYDYGFKITSRSAFVEIVIFLLVAVQSYIFSSGEFDYVSRYLEAEQIGAMVREQEKKALKKTEQLQHLRRSEEQKRQRNMQVERMKSEMYNLQSQLNTMNSFTPINNASCNEGLRRRRTTRLYSDIDAPLLDNEIGSPAAASQSFEFSVADTKRNIPDLLFPSSSDAPRSPIRGRSEEFMLADNAKNSVGSTSEIIELDECDIKLHPNLLKEEKERRQPKENPLKSAVQLIGDGVSQVQSFGNQAVTNIVSFLNIDPEESLSNEHPTEGSFYDVVENQRGTQDGQFLRTHSDSLGTAAESSASMPVGVIFRYIWYQMRSNYDYVCYCCFILVFLWNFSLLSMVYLGALFLYALCVNYGPSYLFWVIVLIYTELNILSQYIYQIIIQHCGLNIHLPLLQRLGFPDDKIKASFVVSILPLFLVYISTLLQSSITAKDGEWVPVTEFSFLSARNNIEEKFCIPYNWKDRVKSLHMPLMNLIRMFGRGLSRYWLSLTQGAESPPFFVQVTMEVKHWPEDGIQPERIESAINKVLVTAHEERCQSNSPSSCHSSSRVRIQSIERSKENPSMALAVLEVVYAAPTECQSAGWFKSLTPAADVEREIHDSQKAGLFEEINFPYPVVSVIGGGKREIDLYAYYFGADMAVFFLVLMFYQSILKNKSEFLEVYQLEEQFPKEFVFILMILFFLIVVDRIIYLWSFATGKVVFYIFNLVLFTYSVTEYAWGMELAHRDVGGFVLRAIYLTKSISLALQALQIRYGIPNKSNLYRQFLTSKVTQVNYLGFRLYRALPFLYELRCVLDWSCTTTSLTMYDWLKLEDIYASLFLVKCDTILNRANHQHGEKQTKMTKFCGGICLFFVLICVIWAPMLIYSSGNPTNIANPIIDVSVKIDIKALGGRLTFFQTTACEKIPWKYLKAYNDVDPLDYLGAYNVEDIQLICCQPDASTMWLVPPPVQSRFVRSLEETEMIFGKMELILNWDFLRARPKGKELVKYESPVEQCPSVENVKQVLNGSAHSLRITDAYPRYFRVTGSGEVRRLESSIDSVSGELLLNNGTPPWWSFYDTNPSDLAGCQGQNGPMAIVVSEETPQGIIGETLSKLSIWSLYITFVLAVARFIRLQCSDLRMRIPYENLPSCDRLLDICEGIYAARAEGELEVEEVLYWTLVNVYRSPHMLLEYTKPD